A single genomic interval of Ignavibacteria bacterium harbors:
- the dnaJ gene encoding molecular chaperone DnaJ produces MTKRDYYEILGVQKNSSNDEIKSAYRKLAMKYHPDRNPGNKEAEEKFKECAEAYEVLSDQQKRQRYDQFGHQGVNSTGFSGFDNVSDIFSHFGDIFGGFGGGSIFDEFFGGGSSRGRRRSQGIPGSDMKITIKMTYEEIADGTEKVIKIKKLKTCKTCNGTGAKSSSGYVTCSVCNGAGEIKQVSRSIFGQFVNVSECHNCHGEGKIVRDKCTECNGDGRVKDEETETIKIPAGVSDGQYISMRGKGNAGSRGGHAGDLLIFIEESKHEYFIRDNDDIIYNLKISISDAILGADVVVPTLNGKAKLKIEPGTQSGNILRMRDKGIRHLNSGGRGDQLVKIHVFIPKKISSKEKTLLKELNKSENFIPEANSEKGFFKSVFS; encoded by the coding sequence ATGACAAAAAGGGATTACTACGAGATACTTGGTGTACAAAAAAATTCATCTAACGACGAGATAAAATCTGCCTACAGAAAGCTTGCGATGAAATACCACCCTGACAGGAACCCGGGCAATAAAGAAGCAGAGGAAAAATTCAAGGAATGCGCTGAAGCATACGAAGTACTTTCAGACCAACAGAAACGTCAGAGATATGATCAATTCGGACATCAGGGAGTTAATTCGACAGGATTCTCGGGCTTTGACAATGTTAGCGACATATTTTCACATTTCGGTGATATCTTCGGAGGTTTTGGCGGCGGCAGTATATTTGATGAGTTCTTCGGGGGCGGTTCGTCAAGAGGAAGAAGACGTTCACAGGGAATTCCCGGGTCGGACATGAAGATAACGATAAAAATGACTTACGAAGAGATTGCTGACGGAACGGAAAAAGTAATTAAGATTAAAAAACTTAAGACATGCAAGACATGCAACGGTACCGGAGCAAAATCGAGCAGCGGTTATGTTACATGTTCGGTATGCAATGGTGCGGGAGAAATTAAACAGGTATCGCGTTCGATATTCGGACAGTTTGTGAATGTTTCTGAATGCCATAATTGTCACGGCGAGGGTAAGATTGTAAGAGATAAATGTACCGAATGCAATGGTGACGGCAGGGTAAAGGACGAGGAGACAGAAACAATCAAAATACCTGCTGGTGTTTCAGATGGACAGTATATATCAATGCGAGGCAAAGGAAATGCGGGTTCGAGAGGCGGACATGCAGGCGATTTGCTGATTTTCATAGAAGAGTCAAAACATGAATATTTTATACGCGATAATGACGATATCATATACAATCTAAAAATCAGTATAAGCGATGCAATACTCGGGGCAGATGTAGTTGTCCCGACATTGAATGGCAAAGCGAAACTTAAAATAGAACCTGGAACTCAATCCGGTAATATTTTAAGAATGAGAGATAAAGGAATAAGGCATTTAAACAGCGGGGGCAGAGGCGACCAGCTTGTAAAGATACACGTATTTATTCCCAAGAAAATATCTTCAAAAGAAAAGACATTATTGAAAGAATTAAACAAAAGCGAAAACTTCATTCCAGAAGCCAATAGTGAAAAAGGATTTTTCAAATCGGTGTTTAGCTGA
- a CDS encoding nucleotide exchange factor GrpE — translation MKKSDKHKTNTEEKKQNEKTKHEENAEATMDKAEDIQLTEVEKFKAEAEYYKDAFIRKAAEFENYKKRSDNEISNYIKYASENLIKSLLPVYDDINRAIESIEKEETKDFGTLKQGMQLIADKFKTTLKNEGLEEINILGKEFDVDTCDAFLQVQNDEVPPHTVTEVVEKGYKLKDKVIRFAKVIVSAEKE, via the coding sequence ATGAAGAAAAGCGATAAACACAAAACAAACACAGAGGAAAAGAAGCAAAACGAGAAGACTAAACATGAAGAAAATGCAGAAGCAACAATGGATAAAGCAGAAGATATTCAACTGACAGAGGTAGAAAAATTTAAAGCTGAAGCAGAATATTACAAGGATGCTTTCATACGCAAAGCTGCTGAGTTTGAAAATTACAAAAAGCGTTCTGACAACGAAATTTCAAATTACATTAAATACGCATCTGAGAATTTAATAAAATCACTGCTTCCTGTTTACGATGACATAAACCGTGCAATAGAATCGATAGAAAAAGAAGAGACGAAAGATTTTGGTACTTTAAAACAAGGAATGCAGCTAATAGCAGATAAATTCAAGACAACATTAAAGAACGAAGGTCTTGAAGAAATTAATATACTAGGAAAAGAATTTGATGTTGACACATGCGACGCATTTCTACAGGTACAAAATGATGAAGTTCCGCCACACACTGTAACGGAAGTGGTTGAAAAGGGTTATAAATTAAAAGACAAGGTAATCAGATTTGCGAAAGTAATAGTATCTGCCGAGAAGGAATAA
- the hrcA gene encoding heat-inducible transcriptional repressor HrcA — protein sequence MVEKLSNREKEVLRYIVANFIKYGLPVGSRLISKQTGLNLSSATIRNVMSDLEDMNLLETPHTSAGRKPTDKGYRYYVDELMSRENLNKNEIDLIKNNIEESKNNIYDSDDLLSATSKLLSMISHQLAVVTQPFLSSGVFEKLEVFSISAYKLLLVITIKSGYVKTLIMEIDNEIHFQKIEKITQILNERLTGLTLLQIKETFAERISDYKNEEPELLQLFFDSIGKINSAEEKGSKVHISGTGEIIRQPEFEDHDNFKNIITLTENKNLVIHIFQNPGKNKDEVSIKIGSENDEKKLKDYSVVCTDYSIGGVNGKIGIIGPKRLNYAKMISLVEYTSKLISELNQ from the coding sequence ATGGTCGAAAAACTTTCAAATAGAGAAAAAGAAGTCCTAAGGTATATTGTTGCCAATTTTATAAAATACGGTTTACCTGTCGGGTCAAGATTAATTTCGAAGCAAACAGGATTGAATCTTTCATCTGCAACGATACGCAACGTTATGAGCGATCTTGAGGACATGAATCTACTTGAGACACCTCATACTTCAGCAGGAAGAAAGCCAACAGACAAAGGTTACAGATATTACGTTGACGAGTTAATGAGCAGAGAAAATCTGAACAAGAATGAAATCGACCTAATAAAGAACAACATAGAGGAAAGCAAGAACAACATATATGATTCGGACGACCTGCTTTCAGCGACATCAAAGCTTTTAAGCATGATATCTCATCAGCTTGCGGTTGTAACTCAGCCATTTTTAAGTTCGGGTGTATTCGAAAAGCTTGAAGTATTTTCAATATCGGCTTACAAACTATTATTAGTGATTACGATAAAATCGGGTTATGTAAAAACCCTTATAATGGAAATTGATAACGAAATTCATTTCCAAAAGATAGAAAAGATAACACAGATTTTAAATGAACGCCTAACCGGTTTAACATTACTGCAAATAAAGGAAACATTTGCTGAAAGGATAAGCGATTATAAGAATGAAGAACCTGAGCTACTTCAGTTGTTTTTTGATTCAATCGGTAAAATAAACAGTGCAGAAGAAAAAGGGAGTAAGGTCCACATTTCCGGAACCGGAGAAATAATAAGACAGCCGGAATTTGAAGACCACGATAATTTTAAAAACATTATAACCTTAACGGAGAACAAAAATTTAGTAATACACATATTTCAGAATCCAGGGAAAAATAAGGATGAAGTCAGCATAAAAATCGGGTCAGAAAATGATGAGAAGAAACTTAAAGATTACTCGGTTGTTTGCACTGATTATTCAATAGGGGGTGTAAACGGAAAGATTGGAATAATAGGACCGAAGAGATTAAACTATGCAAAAATGATTTCATTAGTAGAATATACATCAAAATTAATATCAGAATTAAACCAATAG
- a CDS encoding glycosyltransferase family 2 protein, translating into MSSLTIALVTWNSEDEIAECLNMLFHATSKVPGLNLETVIVDNASSDNTVKTIENFLRVTDQKIVFIKNDSNLGFTKACNQAIHASTGDYIFILNPDTEILDSAVADMMKYLDDNETVGVVAPQLLSYHRDIQFSCRTFPTYWDMFSEMLMLATLFPKSEFFSRWKMRYFDHNTMREVDQPMGAALLLKRKVLESVGGLDERFIMFYNDVDFCKRISDAGYKLVFFPDAKVKHMEGISIYKDRSGMIKIWNNDCLRYFKKHNYNPLLYSILFIGLKVTGFFRIIKAKLFR; encoded by the coding sequence ATGTCATCACTTACAATTGCACTCGTAACATGGAACAGTGAAGATGAGATTGCAGAATGCCTAAATATGCTGTTTCATGCAACTTCAAAAGTGCCCGGACTTAATTTAGAAACGGTCATAGTAGATAATGCATCGTCAGACAATACAGTAAAAACGATAGAAAACTTTCTTAGGGTTACAGACCAGAAAATAGTTTTCATCAAGAACGATTCTAACCTAGGATTTACAAAAGCATGCAATCAGGCGATACACGCATCAACGGGAGATTACATTTTCATATTAAATCCTGACACAGAAATACTCGACAGTGCAGTTGCAGATATGATGAAATATCTGGATGATAATGAAACCGTAGGTGTAGTGGCACCGCAGCTTTTATCATATCACAGAGATATACAGTTTTCATGCAGAACATTTCCAACATACTGGGACATGTTTTCAGAGATGCTAATGCTTGCGACACTGTTTCCAAAGAGTGAATTTTTCTCAAGGTGGAAAATGAGATATTTTGACCACAACACAATGAGAGAGGTAGATCAACCTATGGGAGCGGCTCTTCTTTTAAAAAGAAAGGTTCTTGAATCTGTAGGCGGATTGGACGAAAGGTTTATAATGTTTTATAATGATGTGGATTTTTGCAAGAGAATATCTGATGCAGGATATAAACTCGTATTTTTTCCAGATGCAAAAGTCAAGCACATGGAAGGTATAAGCATCTACAAGGACAGGTCAGGAATGATAAAAATATGGAACAACGATTGCTTAAGATATTTTAAGAAACATAATTACAATCCGTTATTATACAGCATATTGTTTATAGGATTGAAAGTTACGGGATTTTTCAGGATTATAAAAGCAAAGCTTTTCCGTTAA
- the nadB gene encoding L-aspartate oxidase — translation MITDFLIVGSGIGGLSLALKLSTLGKVLIVTKKRKAESNTNYAQGGIASVLADDDNFELHIQDTMSCGGDLCHLDAVEKIVKEGPTRIYELLDLGVKFTQENGRLLLGKEGGHTKSRIVHARDLTGKEIERALLHEVSINKNIEVLEYHFAIDLLTKRNLKKNKEELGKRYRHTRKNREKNACYGVYAYNIKRKKVEKIVSRNTILATGGLGQVYLHTTNPAIATGDGFAMGYRAGCVVENMEFVQFHPTSLYEKEIDDDTQVFLISEAVRGAGAVLRTRDGKEFMHKYDKRKSLAPRDIVARAIDNEMKKSGDKFVYLDTKPIGAEKVKQHFPNIYKTCLTKGIDITKEMIPVVPAAHYACGGITTDLNGRTSLKNLFACGEVTMTGVHGANRLASNSLLEAVVFSDAIYKFIKKNINAIYSKSKNGNGIRKLHKEILDWNEKGTINADEWVLISHDKREIKELMNDYVGIVRNTVRLQRAFRRIKMLRNEIKDYYRRTKVTVEILELRNLVLVAYMIIESAIKRKESRGLHYMLDYPERNDKEFKKDTRLVKY, via the coding sequence ATGATAACTGATTTTTTAATTGTAGGAAGCGGTATTGGAGGACTATCTCTTGCTTTGAAGCTGAGCACTTTAGGGAAAGTGCTGATTGTAACGAAGAAGAGAAAAGCCGAATCTAATACAAATTACGCTCAGGGAGGAATAGCCTCAGTACTTGCGGATGATGATAACTTTGAACTTCACATACAGGATACTATGTCATGCGGAGGAGACCTTTGCCATCTTGATGCGGTAGAAAAGATTGTTAAAGAGGGTCCTACAAGAATATACGAACTGCTTGATTTAGGAGTTAAATTTACACAGGAGAACGGGAGGCTTTTGCTCGGCAAAGAGGGCGGACATACAAAAAGCAGGATAGTACACGCAAGAGACCTGACAGGGAAAGAAATTGAGAGGGCTTTACTTCACGAGGTTTCGATAAATAAAAATATCGAAGTACTTGAATACCACTTTGCGATTGACCTGCTCACGAAAAGGAACCTGAAAAAGAACAAAGAAGAATTAGGCAAAAGATACAGACACACCAGAAAAAACAGAGAAAAGAATGCATGTTACGGGGTTTACGCATACAACATCAAACGAAAGAAAGTCGAAAAGATTGTGTCAAGAAATACAATACTGGCAACGGGTGGATTAGGTCAAGTATATTTACACACGACAAATCCTGCAATAGCAACAGGCGACGGTTTTGCGATGGGATACAGAGCGGGATGTGTCGTTGAGAATATGGAGTTTGTACAGTTTCATCCTACATCTCTGTATGAGAAGGAAATAGATGATGACACGCAGGTGTTTCTTATATCCGAAGCTGTGAGGGGAGCGGGTGCGGTTTTAAGAACAAGGGACGGAAAGGAGTTCATGCACAAATATGACAAGCGGAAATCGCTCGCACCGCGTGATATTGTAGCTAGGGCAATTGATAACGAAATGAAAAAGAGCGGAGACAAGTTTGTATATCTTGACACAAAGCCGATAGGAGCGGAAAAAGTCAAGCAACATTTTCCGAATATATACAAGACGTGTCTCACTAAAGGAATAGACATCACGAAGGAAATGATACCTGTAGTCCCTGCGGCTCACTACGCATGCGGAGGAATAACAACAGACCTTAACGGGAGGACTTCATTAAAAAATCTATTTGCCTGCGGAGAAGTGACGATGACAGGAGTACACGGAGCGAACAGACTTGCCTCAAATTCGCTGCTTGAAGCGGTTGTATTTTCAGATGCGATATATAAGTTTATTAAGAAAAATATTAACGCGATTTATTCAAAGAGCAAGAATGGAAACGGAATCAGAAAGTTACATAAAGAAATATTAGACTGGAATGAAAAGGGAACGATAAATGCAGATGAATGGGTTTTAATATCTCATGACAAGAGAGAAATAAAAGAATTAATGAACGATTATGTCGGGATTGTGCGAAACACAGTGAGACTACAACGTGCATTCAGAAGAATAAAAATGTTGAGGAATGAAATAAAGGATTATTACAGACGAACAAAAGTAACTGTTGAAATACTTGAATTAAGGAACCTTGTTTTAGTTGCATACATGATAATTGAATCTGCGATTAAGAGAAAAGAATCAAGGGGACTTCACTACATGCTTGATTACCCGGAAAGAAATGACAAAGAATTTAAAAAAGATACAAGGCTGGTAAAATATTAA
- a CDS encoding M20/M25/M40 family metallo-hydrolase codes for MKIKNLLILLLTFISGAVYSQNAIENVRSNEITKEEIYEHINYLASEELEGRYPGTQGDILAREYISREFEKYGLIPKGDSAFIQRFDMNNGVKKGKANTVKFFDNGKQVSISESDFTPLGLSSNGKVKGGLVFAGYGINAPMLDYSDFKDANGNKIDVEGKVIIVMRYSPTTMNPNNDKLAKFEELRTKIASFKDLKPAGVIIITPPINSTSSNADILMDVGFDMVSQNAGIPIINTKRDIIESFLKQRGYDLSKIQEEINNGIKPNSFEIMGVSVEYEVDLEKNIAKTGNVVGLLEGNDPVLKNEVIVIGGHFDHLGYGGQNSMYRGKDKLPHVGADDNASGTSGVLEIAQKLSSENNKLKRSVLFICFTAEEEGLIGSSYFAKSDEFKNYNIVAMLNMDMIGRLKDDKLIINGTGTSTYWTPMIEELNKKYNFKTSMNPEGFGPSDHSSFYAKDIPVLMFFTDLHTDYHKPTDTPDKINTEGQQKVLNMVYDMAYDLSTRDVKPEFTKVAVKEENKGERKSVRVYVGTVPDFSYSDAGYKISGVQSGSPAEKAGILAGDIMIKFGDREISNLYDYTAALGEYKPGQDVNVVVKRGTEEISVVVKLGTK; via the coding sequence ATGAAGATTAAAAATTTATTAATATTACTTCTAACATTCATTTCCGGGGCTGTATATTCCCAGAATGCGATTGAGAATGTAAGAAGCAATGAAATAACAAAAGAAGAGATATACGAGCACATAAACTATCTTGCATCGGAAGAACTTGAGGGCAGATATCCAGGGACGCAGGGTGACATACTTGCGAGGGAGTATATAAGCAGAGAATTTGAGAAGTACGGATTAATACCAAAGGGCGACAGTGCTTTCATACAAAGATTTGATATGAACAATGGAGTTAAAAAGGGCAAAGCTAATACTGTAAAGTTTTTTGATAACGGAAAACAGGTAAGCATTAGCGAATCAGATTTTACTCCGTTAGGATTATCATCAAACGGAAAAGTAAAAGGGGGTCTGGTTTTTGCGGGATACGGAATAAACGCTCCGATGCTCGACTACAGTGATTTTAAAGACGCAAACGGAAATAAAATTGACGTAGAGGGAAAAGTAATTATAGTTATGAGATACTCTCCTACTACGATGAATCCGAATAATGACAAGCTCGCAAAGTTTGAAGAATTAAGAACGAAGATTGCCTCGTTTAAAGATTTAAAACCCGCGGGTGTAATCATAATAACACCGCCAATAAATTCCACTTCAAGCAATGCTGATATACTGATGGACGTAGGGTTTGACATGGTTTCACAGAATGCAGGCATACCGATTATTAATACTAAGAGAGACATAATAGAATCATTCTTAAAACAAAGGGGATATGACTTAAGCAAGATTCAGGAAGAAATAAACAACGGTATTAAACCAAATTCATTTGAGATTATGGGAGTATCGGTTGAATACGAAGTTGACCTTGAAAAAAATATAGCCAAGACGGGAAATGTAGTGGGACTTCTGGAGGGCAACGATCCTGTTTTGAAAAATGAAGTAATCGTAATTGGTGGTCACTTCGATCATTTAGGATACGGCGGACAGAATTCGATGTACAGAGGAAAGGACAAATTGCCGCATGTAGGTGCTGATGACAATGCATCAGGAACTTCGGGAGTACTTGAGATTGCCCAAAAGCTATCCTCAGAAAATAACAAGCTAAAAAGAAGTGTTTTATTCATTTGTTTTACAGCTGAGGAGGAAGGATTAATCGGGTCTTCATATTTTGCAAAATCGGATGAATTCAAGAATTATAATATAGTTGCAATGTTGAACATGGACATGATAGGGAGGCTTAAAGATGATAAATTAATAATAAACGGAACCGGTACATCCACATACTGGACACCTATGATTGAAGAGCTAAACAAGAAATATAATTTTAAAACGTCGATGAATCCTGAGGGTTTCGGACCTTCAGATCATTCGTCTTTTTATGCAAAGGATATACCCGTACTGATGTTTTTTACCGACTTACATACTGATTATCACAAACCGACAGATACACCTGATAAGATAAATACAGAAGGGCAGCAAAAGGTACTGAACATGGTTTATGATATGGCATATGACCTGAGTACGAGAGACGTGAAACCTGAATTTACCAAGGTAGCTGTAAAGGAAGAAAACAAGGGTGAAAGAAAGTCTGTAAGAGTATATGTAGGAACGGTTCCTGATTTCAGTTATTCTGATGCGGGTTACAAGATATCGGGTGTTCAGTCAGGAAGTCCTGCGGAGAAAGCGGGAATACTTGCAGGAGATATAATGATAAAATTCGGTGACAGGGAAATTAGTAATTTGTATGATTACACAGCGGCTTTAGGTGAATATAAACCCGGACAGGATGTAAATGTAGTTGTAAAAAGAGGAACAGAAGAAATATCTGTTGTTGTAAAATTAGGCACAAAATAA
- a CDS encoding TerC family protein, translating to MIDTHYLWIGFNLFVLIMLALDLGVFHRKSHEVNIKEALIWSFVWISLALIFNYGVYEYMGKVKALEFFTGYVLEKSLSVDNIFVFILVFSFFKVPPKYQHKILFWGILGALIMRVILIFSGVALLAKFHWLVYLFGAFLIFTGVKMLFQKDTHIEPDKNILVRLFKKLYPVTNDYHGDKFFVKIDAKKYATPMFVVLLVIEFTDLVFAVDSIPAILAITNDTFIVYTSNVFAILGLRSLYFALAGVMKYFRFLKIGLSVILVFVGIKMMIVDFYKFPISLSLGIIIAILAISVLASLIIKQKPKPESV from the coding sequence ATGATTGATACCCACTATCTTTGGATTGGTTTTAATTTATTCGTTTTAATTATGCTCGCTCTCGACCTTGGTGTGTTTCATCGTAAATCACACGAAGTAAACATTAAAGAAGCCCTTATTTGGAGCTTCGTTTGGATTTCTCTTGCTTTGATTTTCAATTACGGAGTTTATGAATACATGGGTAAAGTAAAAGCACTCGAATTTTTTACGGGTTATGTTCTTGAAAAATCTCTTAGTGTCGATAATATTTTTGTTTTTATTCTCGTTTTCTCTTTCTTCAAAGTACCGCCTAAATATCAGCATAAGATTCTTTTCTGGGGTATCCTTGGAGCTCTCATTATGAGGGTTATACTCATTTTCTCAGGGGTTGCTTTGCTTGCAAAATTTCATTGGCTCGTTTATTTGTTTGGGGCTTTCCTTATTTTTACTGGCGTTAAAATGTTGTTCCAGAAAGATACTCATATCGAACCCGATAAAAACATTCTTGTCCGTTTGTTTAAGAAATTATATCCGGTAACCAATGATTATCACGGCGATAAGTTCTTCGTTAAAATTGATGCTAAGAAATATGCTACACCTATGTTTGTCGTTCTTCTCGTGATTGAGTTTACCGACCTTGTTTTTGCTGTAGATTCTATTCCCGCAATCCTTGCTATCACAAACGATACATTTATTGTTTATACTTCCAACGTATTCGCTATTCTCGGTTTGCGTTCCCTCTATTTCGCTCTGGCAGGTGTGATGAAATATTTCCGTTTTCTGAAAATCGGTTTATCAGTAATTCTTGTTTTTGTCGGTATAAAAATGATGATTGTAGATTTTTACAAATTTCCTATTTCTTTATCGCTCGGTATTATTATCGCAATTCTTGCAATCTCGGTTCTTGCATCACTAATTATTAAACAAAAACCGAAGCCCGAATCTGTGTAG
- a CDS encoding SDR family oxidoreductase, whose translation MRVLITGGSGLFGQYLNEKISEENEILTLYNDNKGNCRNFNSLNADIRDWAKMSSYFNNFKPEAVIHTACYSRPEQCAKLSRDDVYLLNVEATELIAQLCNDFNAKLIYTSTDLVYESVKGGMLSEESNLNPLTLYAESKLMGELSVQKYSDNYIILRTALLIGFGKNHSRNNFHLTYEKLKENVKVNLFRDQYRTPLSLFDSADMINDLLKMNIRNEVLNFGGADRVSRVDIGKALCEYFNFDASLINEISCKSVEGLPQVPDVSLNIDKLRRFGFSQKNFSDVIKQICDRGIG comes from the coding sequence ATGCGGGTTTTAATAACAGGTGGTAGCGGTCTGTTCGGTCAGTACCTAAACGAGAAAATATCAGAAGAAAATGAAATATTAACTCTTTACAATGACAATAAAGGAAACTGTAGAAATTTTAATTCCCTGAATGCAGATATACGCGACTGGGCTAAGATGTCTTCTTACTTCAATAATTTCAAACCCGAGGCAGTTATACATACCGCTTGCTATTCTCGTCCCGAACAGTGTGCTAAGTTATCAAGAGATGACGTTTATCTTCTCAATGTTGAAGCAACAGAACTTATCGCTCAGCTTTGTAATGATTTCAACGCTAAGCTCATCTATACTTCAACCGACCTTGTTTATGAAAGCGTTAAAGGCGGTATGCTCAGCGAAGAAAGTAATCTTAACCCGCTTACTTTGTACGCTGAATCTAAGCTCATGGGGGAGTTGTCCGTTCAGAAATATTCTGATAACTATATTATTCTTCGCACCGCATTGCTCATTGGTTTCGGTAAAAATCATTCACGTAATAACTTTCATCTTACCTACGAAAAACTTAAAGAGAATGTCAAAGTCAACCTTTTCCGTGATCAGTACAGGACTCCACTGTCGCTTTTCGATTCCGCTGACATGATAAACGATTTACTGAAAATGAACATTCGTAATGAAGTTCTGAACTTCGGAGGAGCTGATAGAGTCTCCCGTGTAGACATCGGTAAAGCACTATGCGAATATTTTAATTTCGATGCTTCTCTAATTAATGAGATCTCCTGCAAATCAGTAGAAGGACTGCCGCAGGTTCCTGATGTTTCATTGAATATAGATAAATTGAGACGTTTCGGTTTCAGCCAGAAAAACTTCTCCGATGTTATAAAGCAAATTTGCGATAGGGGAATTGGATAA
- a CDS encoding YwbE family protein produces MQNKENQLLIGRKVLIVQKHHQCSGEFTEGIVSKILTKSKSHPHGIKVRLESNEIGRIKKIF; encoded by the coding sequence TTGCAGAACAAAGAAAATCAACTGCTTATAGGTCGGAAAGTTCTCATAGTTCAGAAACATCACCAGTGCTCAGGTGAATTCACTGAAGGCATTGTTTCAAAAATTCTTACTAAAAGTAAATCACATCCCCATGGTATAAAAGTCCGTCTCGAATCTAATGAAATTGGCAGAATCAAAAAAATCTTCTAA
- a CDS encoding serine hydrolase domain-containing protein: MKKLIYIFLVAFSVTLFSCTEDENSNPVNPQSVVLTDELKSKLSFAADSVFMRISTPGMMAIFSAEGEVDLVLKRGVSNLLTGELMNEDYYFRIASNSKPFTGLAVLMLVDEGKINLDSSITYYLPQYNIPNGNLITIRMLGRMKSGLFNYSDDGPFWADFAASGFTKSYTPDSLLAIAFRHPVNFPPDADYEYCNTNTVLLGLLMEKVTGMKADEVIFSKIIRRIGLLNTFWPNTIFLPSPYIHGYSAAFGPLTEATNWNPSWGYTAGAIISKFSDMKIWSKIVADGSFLSEQMKAERFNWVNDHYGFQVMKAGNWIGHPGNMYGYNSHFLYHTQKKISMLILTNREDNTPVEYFSDAFRQIIGN, from the coding sequence ATGAAAAAACTCATTTACATCTTCTTGGTTGCTTTCAGTGTAACTCTTTTCTCATGCACGGAAGATGAAAACAGCAATCCCGTCAATCCGCAGTCTGTGGTTCTTACGGATGAATTAAAGTCTAAACTCAGTTTTGCTGCTGACAGTGTTTTTATGCGTATCAGTACCCCGGGTATGATGGCGATTTTTTCAGCGGAAGGCGAAGTTGATTTAGTCTTGAAAAGAGGCGTAAGTAATCTTCTTACAGGCGAACTAATGAATGAAGACTATTATTTCCGTATCGCAAGCAATTCAAAACCGTTTACCGGTCTCGCTGTTCTTATGCTTGTCGATGAAGGAAAAATTAATCTCGATAGTTCAATCACTTACTATCTCCCGCAATATAACATTCCTAACGGTAATCTGATTACTATCCGCATGCTTGGAAGGATGAAAAGCGGATTATTTAATTATTCCGACGATGGACCTTTCTGGGCTGATTTTGCAGCAAGCGGTTTCACTAAATCTTATACACCCGATTCTCTCCTTGCTATCGCCTTCAGGCATCCTGTTAATTTTCCACCCGATGCAGATTATGAGTATTGTAATACTAACACTGTCCTTCTCGGTCTTCTTATGGAAAAAGTTACTGGTATGAAAGCCGATGAAGTTATCTTCAGCAAAATTATACGGCGGATTGGTTTGCTGAATACTTTCTGGCCCAATACCATATTCCTTCCATCTCCTTATATTCATGGATATTCTGCTGCATTTGGTCCCCTGACCGAAGCAACAAACTGGAATCCTTCTTGGGGATACACAGCAGGCGCTATAATTTCAAAATTCTCTGACATGAAAATATGGTCTAAGATTGTCGCTGATGGTTCATTCCTTTCTGAACAAATGAAAGCTGAGCGTTTTAATTGGGTCAATGATCATTACGGTTTTCAGGTTATGAAAGCAGGAAATTGGATTGGACATCCGGGAAACATGTACGGCTATAACTCGCACTTTCTATACCATACGCAGAAAAAAATATCCATGCTGATTCTTACAAACCGCGAAGATAATACTCCTGTGGAATATTTTTCTGACGCTTTCAGACAAATAATAGGTAATTAA